The window TGACCGAAGATGCTAATCAAATCTCATCTGCAATCGACGTATTAAGGGCCGTGAACCCTGATGTAGGAGGGGTTGGCCCATTTGATGATGAAACGGCGCACACAGACAGCAGCATTGGTATGGTTTGGGCATTGCGGATGCTTGACCCAGATTGGGCAAGTGATTGGGCTGGTAGTGCCGTCCAACCTGCCGCATTTGATGATAATGAGGCTAGAAAAGTCATTATCTTGCTGACAGATGGTGCGAATGGCATCGGCTCAAACACAGCGCCGCTCACATGGAGTCCGTACGGTGACACAGAACAAACGTTAAATGTAGGCAACAATAATCAAGCAAGAAATGCCTTGAATATCCGTACCCTTCGGATATGCGAACTCGCCAAACAATTGGATGTTGAAATCTACACCATCGCTTTTGAAGTGGATGATGGTAACGCTAGAGAAATGCTTCAAAATTGCGCAACGCCAGATAACGGCAACCAAACTTATTACTTTGAAGCCAGTGCGGATGGAACGGCATTGGAAAGTGTCTTTGCGACTATCGCGACACAAACAAGACGCATCCTCCTCACTCAGTAAATAAATTTATAGACAAAAAAACCCGCTTTTCAGTGATGCTGAAAAGCGGGTTTTATTTACGACAATTCAAAGTACGCTAATAAGATTAGCTGTTTGAACGGTTTTGACGGTTCTCAATCAAATCATCCACCACAGACGGATCTGCCAAGGTTGATGTATCACCAAGGCTTGAGAAATCATCTTCCGCAATCTTGCGAAGGATCCGGCGCATAATTTTACCAGAGCGGGTTTTCGGCAGGCCTGGTGCAAATTGAATTGCATCAGGTGAAGCAATTGGCCCAATTTCATTGCGAACATGGGTGCGCAATACTTTCTTGAGCTCATCTGTTGCTTCAACGCCAGCCATCAAAGTGACATAACAATAAATGCCCTGTCCTTTAATATCATGCGGGAAACCAACCACAGCGCTTTCAGAAACAGCATCATGCGAACCTAAAGCACTTTCAACTTCTGCTGTGCCCATACGGTGACCCGATACATTGATCACGTCATCCACACGGCCTGTGATCCAGTAATAACCATCCTCGTCACGACGACAGCCGTCACCTGTAAAGTACTTGCCTTTATAGGTTGAGAAATAGGTCTGAACGAAACGCTCATGGTCACCATAAACCGAGCGCATTTGGCCCGGCCATGAATCAGTAATGCAAAGATTGCCGTCTGTTGCGCCTTCAAGCGGGTTGCCATCATTATCAACAAGCTGCGGCTGAACACCGAAGAATGGCAATGTTGCAGAACCTGGTTTCAATGCGGTCGCACCTGGAAGCGGCGTGATCATATGACCACCCGTTTCTGTCTGCCACCAAGTGTCAACAATCGGGCAACGCCCTTCGCCAACAACACTATGATACCAATTCCAAGCCTCTGGGTTGATCGGCTCACCGACTGTACCCAAAATGCGAAGTGATGAACGCGATGTTGATTTCACCGGATCGTCGCCACCTTGCATCAACGCGCGAATTGCCGTTGGAGCTGTGTAGAATTGATTGACTTGGTGCTTATCGCAAACCTGCCAGAAACGAGAATTATCTGGATAGTTCGGTACGCCCTCAAACATCACTGTCGTCGCGCCATTCGCAAGCGGACCATAAACGATGTAAGAGTGGCCAGTTACCCAGCCCACATCCGCCGTACACCAGTAAACGTCACCGTCTTTATAATCGAAGACGTACTCATGGGTCATTGCTGCCCAAACGAGATAGCCGCCTGTTGTGTGAAGCACACCTTTTGGCTGACCAGTTGAGCCAGACGTGTAAAGAATGAAAAGTGGATCTTCCGCGTTCATAGCTTCTGGTGGGCAATCAGGAGAGGCTGCATCGCAAACATCCCCATACCAAACATCACGACCATCTACCCAACCGATATCACCACCGGTGCGCTTGACCACGATTACTTTTTCAACATTGACGCCACCTTTAGCAGCAATATCAATCGCCGCATCCGTATTGGCTTTCAATGGAATACCGCGTCCACCGCGAAGACCTTCGTCGGCTGTGATCACAAAGGTTGATTCACAATCAACAATGCGGCCTGCAAGCGCGTCTGGTGAGAAGCCACCGAACACGATGGAGTGCACAGCACCGATACGAGTACAAGCAAGCATTGCATATGCTGCTTCAGGGATCATCGGCATATAAAGAGTAACGCGGTCACCCTTTTTAACGCCGGCGTCTTTCATTGCATTTGAAAGACGGCAAACTTTTTCATGAAGCTGATTATACGTGATATGCGCATCATCTGTTGGCTCATCGCCTTCCCAAATGATGGCCGTTTGATCACCGCGTGTTGCCAAATGACGGTCAATACAGTTGGCCGATACATTGAGCAGGCCATCTTCAAACCATTTGATTGAAACATCTGGATACTCAAATGTGGTGTTTTTGACCTTGGTAAAAGGCTTGATCCAATCAACACGTTTACCGTGCTCAGCCCAAAACCCTTCAGAGTCGTTCACGCTTTGCGCATACATCTCATCATATCGCGCTTTATTAATGTGCGCGCTATCTGCAGTTGCCTGATCTACTGCATAAACTTTCACGTCAGACATATATTCCTCCCGTTGACGATCAGCTGCGACCAGCAATGTGGCCACAAAAATCTGGGCGCACCTTAAGCACAGCAAGACTTCAAGTCCATTAGACTATGAGTGAACGCTGAGCCAAAAAACGATATTAAGGATTGATTAAGCAACAAAACCAAAATCTGAACAAAGATTAACAAAATCATTCGAATTTTAACCGTTTTGGCTCACCCTGAACCCAAGTGTTATCGTTATCCGGTCAGTAAAATGCGTACCCGTAAGCTTGTATCTTTGTCTTTTTTTCTGTCAGCCGCCGTTCTTCTAAGCGCCTGCGCAAAGACCCCCGTCGTCAATCTGTTTTTTGCCGGGGACAAAGATGTGCGTTATCTTGATACCAAGTCCTGCGTACCATTCAGACTGCGCCGCGTCTTAAATCATACGTCGCGTAAATTTGGCCGTGTAACGGTTACATCAACCAAGCGCGAGAAAAGTGAAAACCGTCGCAAAGGCGGGGCTAAAAAATCATATCACCTGCGCTGCGAAGCGACCGATTTCACCCTCAAAGCCGATCGCCGTAAAGTACTCAAGTTTTTGAAAAATCATAAGGGCGTCGGCGGATACAGTTCTTATGTGCGCCACTATCACATAGATACTGGCCCAAGGCGCACTTGGTAGATCAATTAACGAACCAACAACCAAGAAGTCAGCAAAAGTGTGACTTGTCGCCTGCTTTTTCATTGCAAGGTTGCAAAG of the Hyphomicrobiales bacterium genome contains:
- a CDS encoding D-Ala-D-Ala carboxypeptidase family metallohydrolase, with the protein product MRTRKLVSLSFFLSAAVLLSACAKTPVVNLFFAGDKDVRYLDTKSCVPFRLRRVLNHTSRKFGRVTVTSTKREKSENRRKGGAKKSYHLRCEATDFTLKADRRKVLKFLKNHKGVGGYSSYVRHYHIDTGPRRTW
- the acs gene encoding acetate--CoA ligase, with translation MSDVKVYAVDQATADSAHINKARYDEMYAQSVNDSEGFWAEHGKRVDWIKPFTKVKNTTFEYPDVSIKWFEDGLLNVSANCIDRHLATRGDQTAIIWEGDEPTDDAHITYNQLHEKVCRLSNAMKDAGVKKGDRVTLYMPMIPEAAYAMLACTRIGAVHSIVFGGFSPDALAGRIVDCESTFVITADEGLRGGRGIPLKANTDAAIDIAAKGGVNVEKVIVVKRTGGDIGWVDGRDVWYGDVCDAASPDCPPEAMNAEDPLFILYTSGSTGQPKGVLHTTGGYLVWAAMTHEYVFDYKDGDVYWCTADVGWVTGHSYIVYGPLANGATTVMFEGVPNYPDNSRFWQVCDKHQVNQFYTAPTAIRALMQGGDDPVKSTSRSSLRILGTVGEPINPEAWNWYHSVVGEGRCPIVDTWWQTETGGHMITPLPGATALKPGSATLPFFGVQPQLVDNDGNPLEGATDGNLCITDSWPGQMRSVYGDHERFVQTYFSTYKGKYFTGDGCRRDEDGYYWITGRVDDVINVSGHRMGTAEVESALGSHDAVSESAVVGFPHDIKGQGIYCYVTLMAGVEATDELKKVLRTHVRNEIGPIASPDAIQFAPGLPKTRSGKIMRRILRKIAEDDFSSLGDTSTLADPSVVDDLIENRQNRSNS